A single region of the Rathayibacter rathayi genome encodes:
- a CDS encoding DUF2945 domain-containing protein, whose product MKKGDKISWNTSQGETHGELVEKKTNEFHFEGQKFNASEDEPYWIVQSDKTEAKPAHKESSLTKK is encoded by the coding sequence GTGAAGAAGGGCGACAAGATCAGCTGGAACACGTCACAGGGCGAAACCCACGGCGAACTCGTCGAAAAGAAGACGAACGAGTTTCACTTCGAGGGGCAGAAGTTCAACGCCTCGGAGGACGAGCCCTATTGGATCGTGCAGAGCGATAAGACCGAGGCGAAGCCCGCGCACAAGGAGTCGTCGCTGACGAAGAAGTGA
- the glgX gene encoding glycogen debranching protein GlgX codes for MPASPRSVPYPLGVSLRGDAGANVAVYSETADSVEVCLFDESGAQTRVALTERTGHVFHGLVPEMGVGTRYGLRVDGPWDPANGLRHNPAKLLLDPHATAIEGSYTWSEDVFGQFYDEADRRNDADSAHAVPRCVVTDPGSFDWSGDTAPRIPLEETIVYEVHVKGFTKLHPDVPEDIRGTYRGLAHPAAIKHFTDLGVTSVELLPVHQFVQDSHLEEKGLRNYWGYNSLGFFAPHNEYSHAGDDGSQVDEFKAMVKAFHEAGLEVILDVVYNHTAEGNDKGPTLSFKGIDNGSYYRLVEEDRGNYFDTTGTGNSLNVAHPAALGLIMDSLRYWVTEMHVDGFRFDLATTLTRQSGEAEVHSAFLDLIAQDPVLAPVKMIAEPWDTAGYQVGGFPADWSEWNGKFRDDVRDFWHGADSVLGTTAQRVLGSPDVYEADRRSPLASVNFVTAHDGFTLADLTAYSRKHNAANGEDNTDGESDNRSSNNGAEGPTKNQAVNERRDRMRRNFLATLLLSAGVPMILGGDEVARTQGGNNNAYCQDDEISWFDWEKADRRLLAFTRELIALRATEPALRPKWFRRAPGDGGPDTVDILRSDAQGFADEDWDNPDARSIAFVFEHEGSASFALLLNAAENGVEFTVPDAPGAEWTLAASSDPGQVVEGEVTTLIVRDESFTLLRSAS; via the coding sequence ATGCCCGCCTCCCCCCGTTCTGTCCCGTATCCCCTCGGCGTTTCACTCCGCGGCGATGCCGGTGCCAACGTTGCCGTCTACTCCGAGACCGCGGACAGCGTCGAGGTCTGCCTCTTCGACGAGTCCGGAGCGCAGACCCGCGTCGCCCTCACCGAGCGGACCGGCCACGTCTTCCACGGCCTCGTCCCCGAGATGGGCGTCGGCACCCGCTACGGCCTGCGCGTCGACGGCCCCTGGGATCCCGCCAACGGCCTCCGCCACAACCCCGCCAAGCTGCTGCTCGACCCGCACGCCACCGCGATCGAGGGCTCCTACACCTGGTCCGAGGACGTCTTCGGGCAGTTCTACGATGAGGCGGACCGGCGTAATGATGCCGACTCCGCACACGCCGTCCCCCGCTGTGTGGTCACCGACCCCGGCTCCTTCGACTGGAGCGGCGACACCGCGCCGCGCATCCCGCTCGAGGAGACCATCGTCTACGAGGTGCACGTCAAGGGCTTCACGAAGCTGCACCCCGACGTGCCCGAGGACATCCGCGGCACCTACCGCGGCCTCGCGCACCCCGCCGCGATCAAGCACTTCACCGACCTGGGCGTGACCTCGGTCGAGCTGCTCCCCGTGCACCAGTTCGTGCAGGATTCGCACCTCGAGGAGAAGGGGCTGCGCAACTACTGGGGCTACAACTCCCTCGGTTTCTTCGCGCCGCACAACGAGTACTCCCACGCCGGTGACGACGGCTCCCAGGTCGACGAGTTCAAGGCTATGGTGAAGGCGTTCCATGAGGCCGGCCTCGAAGTGATCCTCGACGTGGTCTACAACCACACCGCCGAGGGCAACGATAAGGGCCCGACGCTCTCGTTCAAGGGCATCGACAACGGCTCCTACTACCGCCTGGTGGAGGAGGACCGCGGCAACTACTTCGACACCACCGGCACCGGCAACAGCCTCAACGTCGCCCACCCGGCCGCGCTGGGGTTGATCATGGATTCGCTGCGCTACTGGGTGACCGAGATGCACGTCGACGGCTTCCGCTTCGACCTGGCCACCACGCTCACCCGCCAGAGCGGCGAGGCCGAGGTGCACAGCGCCTTTCTCGATTTGATCGCGCAGGATCCGGTGCTCGCTCCCGTCAAGATGATCGCGGAGCCGTGGGACACCGCGGGATACCAGGTCGGCGGCTTCCCGGCGGACTGGTCGGAGTGGAACGGGAAGTTCCGCGACGACGTGCGCGACTTCTGGCACGGCGCCGACTCGGTGCTCGGCACGACCGCGCAGCGCGTGCTCGGCTCGCCTGATGTCTACGAGGCTGACCGCCGCTCGCCGCTCGCGAGCGTCAACTTCGTGACTGCGCACGACGGCTTCACCCTGGCTGACCTCACCGCGTACTCCCGCAAGCACAACGCGGCCAACGGCGAGGACAACACCGACGGCGAGAGCGATAACCGCTCCTCCAACAACGGCGCCGAGGGCCCGACCAAGAACCAGGCGGTGAACGAGCGCCGCGACCGCATGCGCCGCAACTTCCTCGCGACGCTGCTGCTCTCGGCCGGAGTGCCGATGATCCTGGGCGGCGACGAGGTCGCCCGCACCCAGGGCGGCAACAACAATGCCTACTGCCAGGACGACGAGATCTCGTGGTTCGACTGGGAGAAGGCGGACCGCAGGTTGCTCGCTTTCACCCGCGAGCTGATCGCGCTCCGGGCGACCGAGCCGGCGCTGCGCCCGAAGTGGTTCCGCCGCGCGCCCGGCGACGGAGGCCCCGATACGGTCGACATTCTCCGCTCGGACGCGCAGGGCTTCGCCGACGAGGACTGGGACAACCCGGACGCCCGCTCGATCGCCTTCGTCTTCGAGCACGAGGGCAGCGCGAGCTTCGCGCTGCTGCTGAACGCGGCCGAGAACGGCGTCGAGTTCACCGTTCCGGACGCACCCGGAGCCGAGTGGACGCTCGCGGCCTCCAGCGACCCGGGCCAGGTCGTCGAGGGCGAGGTCACCACGCTGATCGTCCGCGACGAGTCGTTCACCCTGCTGCGCTCGGCCTCCTGA
- a CDS encoding NADP-dependent oxidoreductase, with translation MRRLGYDTFGGPNLLSWRKAPVPMPRRGEVLVRTRAASINATDEKILSGSARILAAGRSRPYGFGLDIAGTVEALGPGAHSVAIGDRVVGMTRDGDAFADASIARSRSLVPLPDSLDFVQAVTLAMSGGTAVGLVDALHVRAGERILISGGSGAIGNLTIQLLMRAGCTVAATGSAASADLLRALGAEPHDYRALDLGVLGGRFDAVVDVSGYLPVDDAAILLAEGGRIATLVPSGSALGAQAVGAVRRDRPRVRNLIVVATAERIGRAVSLASSGELRPEPGAVHPLDTVIDVLSRRATGTDGTIGKIVFTTDDSAPLS, from the coding sequence ATGCGACGACTCGGGTACGACACGTTCGGTGGGCCCAACCTGCTCTCCTGGCGGAAGGCGCCGGTGCCGATGCCTCGCCGCGGCGAGGTGCTGGTGCGCACGCGCGCGGCGAGTATCAACGCGACAGACGAAAAGATCCTGTCGGGCTCCGCGCGGATCTTGGCGGCCGGCCGATCCCGCCCCTACGGCTTCGGACTCGACATCGCGGGAACCGTCGAAGCACTCGGCCCGGGCGCGCACTCCGTCGCGATCGGCGACCGGGTGGTGGGGATGACCCGCGATGGAGACGCCTTCGCCGACGCGTCGATCGCCCGGAGCCGCTCGCTCGTCCCGCTGCCCGACTCGCTGGACTTCGTCCAGGCCGTCACGCTCGCGATGTCCGGCGGCACCGCGGTCGGCCTCGTCGATGCCCTGCATGTGCGCGCGGGCGAGCGGATCCTCATCAGCGGCGGCTCCGGAGCGATCGGCAACCTGACGATCCAGCTGCTGATGCGCGCGGGCTGCACGGTTGCGGCGACCGGCTCGGCCGCCTCCGCCGACCTCCTGCGCGCGCTCGGCGCGGAGCCGCACGACTACCGCGCGCTCGACCTCGGGGTGTTGGGCGGCCGTTTCGACGCGGTCGTCGACGTCTCGGGGTACCTGCCGGTCGACGACGCGGCGATCCTCCTCGCCGAGGGCGGCCGGATCGCGACGCTGGTGCCGAGCGGCTCGGCGCTCGGCGCGCAGGCCGTCGGCGCGGTCCGCCGCGATCGGCCGCGGGTGCGCAACCTGATCGTGGTGGCGACGGCCGAGCGGATCGGGCGTGCGGTCTCCCTGGCGTCCTCTGGCGAGCTGCGCCCCGAGCCCGGCGCGGTGCATCCGCTCGACACAGTCATCGACGTGCTCTCGCGTCGCGCGACCGGGACCGACGGCACGATTGGCAAGATCGTGTTCACGACCGACGATTCGGCTCCACTCAGCTGA